Part of the Pseudobdellovibrionaceae bacterium genome is shown below.
GGTCGGCCCACGTAACCGGCCAAACCGGACACGCCAGTGAGGTGACCGGTTTTTGCCCTTAACAGTCCTTCAGCGTTTGTGTCTTTAAGGCGCTTTTCTAGGGTGCCATCAACACCAGCAATAGGCAGAGCCGACGCCAGCTCGGGATAAATACGAAAGCTGTTTTTCAGGTGCACCAAAATAGTGTGCAAATCTCTAGGTCTAAAATTATTACGCCTCGATAGCCCCGAAGGGTTTGTCATTGCAAAATGACCCGGCTTGATTCCAAGCTGGTGCACGTAATCTCTAATCACTCCCAAGCCTGTTTCCATAGACGCGGGCGTACCTTTTAACTCCGCCGCAAGATTTTTAGTCATAATCTCAGCTATATAGTTGTTCGAGAACTTCATCATGCCCGCTACAAGTTCGGGCAATGGGCGGCTGTCCACATCGGCTAATGTGGCGGCCCCCTTGGGCACCACTCCAAGACGAACGCTGCCACGAACGGTAACGCCTCTTTGTTTTAAAAAGGACACCAAATTGTAACCCGCCCATAATCCTGGCTTCGATATGGATTTATAAAAAACGGTCTCTTTTTGATCCACGCCCATCTGACCAGTGACCACGATCTTATCCACAAAATTTTGTGACGCAGATACCTTTCGAGTAGTTTCTTCTCGACTGACCTGCAGCTGCGGTGATGTGCCTGGCAGAGCTGTTTTGGCTTTGTTAGACAGTCCAAGATATTCATTGGCCGGATCCAAGTAGACTTTTACAGGATCACCGGTTTCATCGCCTGGACGCACGAAAACATTGGCTGCACTCCAATTGAATGTCATTGCACCAATGGGCGCGTCATAGGCCCGATCCACTCGACTGGGGTCTCGACCGGGATCAAATCGAACTTGATCAAACCGACTATCATCAACAACAATGTCGCCTTCTATGATTTTTATATCAGTGCGTAGAAACTCATTTACTAGATACCACATGGTTTCTGATACAAAACCAGCATCACCTCCCCCGTTTAAATACAGATCTCCCTTTAATACGCCCGCCTCCCTGGGGGCTTTTGACTGCAGTCGGGTAACAAATTTATGGCCCACGGGGAATCGCTCTAGGATCGCCCCTGCTGTCACAATCTTGGTTAATGAAGCAGGCGTAAATTTTTTTTCTGCATTCAGGTCGAGTAGTTTCACTTCTGCATTTTCGCCAGCGTAACTGATGTACAGCCCAAGATCTGATTTTTTAAAACCTTGCTTTTTAATTTCACTTTCTAGATTTTTTACCAGCAGCTCTTTCCACTCCTGGGAAAAACAGGGGACAGCCAAAAATATGAAGCCGAAACAAATTGATAAACTGGTTGCTCGTAAAAGGTATGCAGACAACGCCTCCCCCTTTTTTTGATTCATCAGTATAGGCAGATCCATTTGGTTTTGCAACGCATTACATGGGTATGAATTTGTAAATACATGGCTTATGTTTTGTTACCATATTTTAACTATGTCACTACCCATGCATAAAGTCCTAATTGTGGATGACGAACCCCACGTGCTCGAGTCCATACGTCGATTGCTTCGTAAGCACTATGAAGTTCTAACCTGCAATAGTCCCAAACAGGCCCTACAAATAGTGTCGACCAACAAAGATTTGGCTGTGGTCATTTCAGACTATCAAATGCCTGAAGAAAACGGGGTGGACTTTCTTTTGCAGATTAAAACACTGGTTCCGCAGGCCGTGCGCACTATTCTGTCTGGACAAATTGACAACCAACAATTGATGCGAGCAATTAATCTTGCTGAGATTCACCGGATTATATTGAAGCCTTGGGACAACGATTACCTACTTCTGCAAATCGCCGAGTCCGTGCAAGCCCATGCACTTTTGAAAGATCGTGCCGCATTCAGGTACCTTTCCATCACCGACCCTATCACCGGGCTATACAATCACCGATATTTTCAGGAGCAACTCAACCTCCAAATGAACTCGGCTAAAAATAATGATAAACCGATATCTGTAATTATGATTGATGTGGATCACTTTAAAAGTTTTAACGACCGATATGGACATCCCGAAGGCGATCGCCTCTTGTCCATGGTCGGGTCCGTCATTCAAAAACACTGCCCTCCCCATGGCGTGGCCTGTCGCTATGGTGGAGAGGAGTTTGCCATGATCCTGGCGGGCAAGTCTTTGCAGGATGCCGGAATCATTGCCGAGCAAATCCGGGCCCAAATTGAATGTGAAGATTACGCGGGCCCCAATCAACAACGGTTGTTTATTACGGCAAGTTTCGGGGTGGCTAGCTTTCCGGAACACGGAAATAAGCCTCGAGAAATTGTGAGCGCTGCTGATACCGCACTTTACAAAGCAAAAGCTGATGGCCGAAATCGCGTGGTGATTACTTAGCTAAAGATCCAGTTGTATTTTTGCAACTCAGGGCGTTGCTAAGCCGACGCTGTGAGTTGCAAAAGAAACCAGATTCCTAACAACGCTAAGTTTTAGATGATACCCTTTTAAAATGTCGCGAAAAGATTGGTTTTTAGTTTTGTCCATCGTCCCCGCTGTTTGGGGGCTTGATATGATCACCAAGTTCTGGGCTTTAGAAACCTTAGCTTCTAACCCCAAATTCTACGGCATCCTTGGCTTGGTCTTGCACCGCAACCCCGGTGCCATGCTAGGAATGTTTTCAGACCTTCCACCTCTTCTTCGCATAGTCTCGTTATCCACAGGTGGCGCCTTTTTAGTTTTTATCTATGCGTTTATTCAATACTTATTGCCCAGCAAGTTTATCTACATGCGCGCAGGAATGTCACTCTTGCTTGGTGGTATTTTGGGCAACGTCACTGATCGCATCATCTGGGGATCTGTGGTTGATTTTCTAATTATCGGAAAACCCCCTATTTCCACAGCAGCGTTCAATGTGGCCGATGCCATTCAATGGGTGGGATACTTTCTTATCGTTGCGTTTCTCATTCGGGAAGGCGGTCGTTTATGGCCTGAGAGCAACACAAGAAAAATGGTCTGGGTCAATCCCCACTTTCAGTTGAAGTATATATTTGTCCTGCTCACTGTAGGATTGGGATTTTCCATAATTAGTGGCGTATTCTCTTATACGTATATTAAAGTCGTCATTGACGATTTTGTTGTTGGCGACCCTACGGCCAGTGAACATCGATTTCTTGTTCCATTTCTTCTCACTTTTTGTGTAATTTCTTTGGTTTTTTTGCTGGTCTTGTTCACCATTGGTCGCATCCTTTCTCACCGAACCGCGGGCCCGCTCTATGCCTTTGAAAAATATCTGGACGAACTTCTTGAAGGGCGCACCCGAATTTTTCGCCTACGAGCAGGAGATGAATTTCGACACCTTGAAGAACTTGGTGATCGACTGCGCGCCCGTTTGGTACCAGACCCCGCCGATCGAGAAGATGGGCCAGCGCCTACAGACTTGAATTCGTGATTTTATTGAAAAAGTAACGTTTTGGTACAACGGCACTCAGATCATCTTTTGCCACCAAAAAATCACCTTTATATGTTCTAACTATACCCTCAGGATGAACGGTCCTCGCTTGACCCTTTCGCGACCCACCCTGATAGACGATTTGCACGGGTTGCTTAGACTCAGCTGCTTCTACCAACGCACGATAACTGGGTTGAGATTTAAGAGCCAAAATGGAGTAATCACTCCAAGCCAATTTCACCTTTTGATACTTCACGATGTCACTCATAGATTTCACTTCACCAATTCGCTTAAAACACTCGACTGTCAGCCGCAAGCCTTGTTTTGCATCATCGAGCGCTCGATGCGCTTGAGCTTCTGGAAATTTTAAAAAGCTCACCAATGTCTGCAGTTTGTGATTAGGGCTCTCAGGGATGGCTCGCCTCGACAACAGACTGGAGCAAAGCACGGGTCGCTCTGGAAATTTTAATTTTTTTCTTTCAAACTCTATGGCCAAGAATCCCATATCAAAGGGAGCGTGGTGGGCCACCAAATATCCGTCTTGAACAAAGTTCCAAAACTCTTCAATTTTTTCAGATATTTGTGGTGCCCCCTCAACCATACTGTTACTGATTCCGTGAATATTAATCACTTCTTGCGACATTAACGCCGTCGGTTTGATAAGTGTTTGAAATGTATCCACAACTTCGCCGCCCTTCCACTTCACGGCGGCCATTTCACAAATTTCAGCACCCAGTGGATATTTACCGGTGGTTTCCAAATCAAAGGCAATAATTGTTTCTTCTTTCCAGTTCTTACTATCGATCATCAAAAAGTCCCTAGCTTAAATGGCTAACTTTAGTCTATAGCAGTTATACACAGTCGCAATTAACTACATTCTACAAATAAACAATATTATATTAATAAATATGAAAAATATTATCCGATTCTTTGCCACCGAGCATTTGTTTGGCAATCTGCTCACTATTCTTTTTATTGTCCTTGGACTTTACACGATCTCTTCTATTCGCAGAGACATTTGGCCCGAGGTCGATTTTGGGATCACCACCATTCGAGGAGCCCTTGGAGGAGCCTCTCCCGAACAAGTGGAAAAACTTATCATTAACCCCATGGAGTCGGCCCTACGCGGCGTCGACGGCCTTAAAAAAGTCAGCTCTACTTCTACCGAATCCACCGGCGTCATCGTTTTAAACCTGGATAAAGATGCTCGCGACAAAGACAAAACCAATGACGACATCCGTCGATCTATCGACCAAGTGGATGATTTTCCGGAAGAGGCAATAAAACCCATCGTCACTGAAATTGACTCCACTGTTTATCCCGTGATCGAGGTGACAGTGGGTGGAAACTTACCCGCTATGGAAATTCGAAAAGCCGCCGACTTTATGGCCGATGAGCTTGAGCGACTGCCGCTCGTAGCCAGGGTGTCTCGCATGGGCTATCTTAAACGGGAATACCTGATTGAGGCCGATCCTGAAAAACTCGCGGCCCGCCAAGTGTCTTTGGGAAGCCTTATCACCACGATCAAACTAAGAAATATTTCTCTTCCCGGCGGCACAGCCAGTGACAATACGGGACTTGAGCGCCTCGTTAAAACAGAAGCCGAGTATGAAAACCCCAATGAAATTATGAAGACCGTGGTGTTTGCCAACGATGCGGGGTTTGGGACCCGCATTGGCGATGTGGCCACCGTTCAAGAGTCGCTTGAAAAACCAGATCGAATTTATCGAACAAATGGGAAGGATTCCATAAATCTTATTGTGATGAAAAAGGCCAACGCTGATGCGCTCACCGTAGTCGAATCAATTAAAGACAAAGTGAAAGAGCTCTCCACCCGTATGCCAGACGGCATCGATTTGGGTTACACCAATGACTTTTCTATTTACCTTTCAAAACGACTTGACGCCCTTGGCTCAAACCTTGTGGTGGGTTTGATTCTTGTAGTTATAGTCTTAGCTTTATTTCTACCGTGGCAAGCCACCATCGTTGTGGCAGCGGGGATACCCGTTGCGCTCTTTGGTGCCCTCACAGCCGCCTATCTCCTTGGGTACTCGTTAAACTTAATTAGCCTCATTGGGCTTATCATCGTATTAGGGATGCTGGTAGATGACGCCATTGTGGTCACAGAGAATATCTGGCGCCATATGGAAATGGGCAAAGACATTGTGAGAGCCACAGTCAGTGGCGCATCAGAAGTATTCACCCCTGTAATTGCATCTATTCTTACTACTGTCTCGGCTTTTGGGCCTATGCTATTTATGACAGGGGTCTTTGGGGCGTTTATTTTTGAGATCCCTTCAATGGTCATCCTAGCTTTAATCTTTTCATTGCTTGAAGCATTTTTAATTATGCCCTCGCATTTCAACAGTTGGGTGGGTCCATTTATCTCGAGCAAAGATGTTCAAAAAAATTCTGAAAAACCTCATTGGTTTGATCGTGTGATTGAGTCCTATAGAAACTATGTGCGATGGAGCTTGCGTTTTCGCTACCTTATGTTAGCCCTGGTTGTCGGTTTTTTTCTGATTACTGCTGCTGTTGTTGTTAAAACAGGACGGTTTGTATTGTTCCCGCCAGAGGGCATTGAAATTTTCTTTGTCACTGCAGAGGCTCCAACGGGTGTATCTCTTGAAAAAATGTCTGATCTCATCAAGCCTATCGAAGCTGGCATCATCGAGCACATTCCAGAGAGCGAAAGAAAAGACTTTGTAACCACTATTGGACTTATTCAACAGGATCAAAATGATCCTTTGACTCGTCGAGGCTCGCATTTTGCTCAAATTCGTATCTCGCTCACGCCGCAAGCCGAGCGAGTTAGAACAGCCCAACAAATCGTCGAGGATATCCGCGAGAAGATCTCCAAGCCAGAAGGCATTAACATTATCAACTTCTCCTATGCCCGCCAAGGCCCGCCACAAGGCCGGCCTATCACTATCAATCTGTTGGGTGAAAACATTGATACGCTTCGAGAAATAGCAGAAAAAGTTAAATCTCGCCTCGGTGAAATTGACGGAGTCATTGATGTTCAAGACTCCTATTTGGCTGGTAAAAAAGAGTGGCAGGTTAAGCCAAGATACGAAGACACGGCCGAAGTGGGTCTCAATGCTCAGCAGGTTGCTCAATCTGTGAGAGCGGCCTTTGAAGGAATCGTTGCCAGCAGTGTGCGAAATCTGGAAGAAGAAATCGATTTAAGAGTTCGCCTGAAAAAAAGCGACGGCGATATGTTGCATCAACTTGAGAACCTAAAGATCGGCAACGCCCAAGGAAATCTAGTGAACCTTGCATCTGTCGCTGATTTTGTACCTGTTGAAACCAACAGCAACATTCGACATCTTGACTACGACCGAGTACTCACCGTATCAGCCGAAGTGGATCTTGAAAAAGTCACGGCCATTAAAGCTACCAATGACACTAAGCCTTTTATCACCGAACTCGTCTCGAAATACCCGGGCTACTCAGTGAACTACGGCGGTGAAGATGAAGACACCAAAGAGTCGTTTGCTTCTCTAGGACGAGCGTTTGGATTTGCTGCATTTTTTATTTTCATTCTATTGGTTGTTACTTTTAAAAATTTAATTCAACCGGTACTAATACTTTCATCCATACCGCTGGGTTTTATGGGTGTTGTCTATGCCATGGCCATACACGGTCGCCCGTTAAGCTTTATGGCCATGCTCGGTGTTATTGCCCTAGCCGGCGTAATTGTGAACAACGCCATCGTGTTTACAGATTTTGTAAACCGGGTCAGGCGAGTTCATAACAAAAGCTTAAGCCGATCCATTGAAGAGGCTGCTGCCATCCGGCTTCGTCCCATTGTATTGACGACACTGACAACAGTTTGCGGACTGTTACCCACCGCCTATGGTGACTTTTTAAGAGACACATTTGGTTTTGGTGGCGGTGATCCGTTTATTGTTCCCATTGCCTTGGCACTGGGCTGGGGACTGGCCTTTGGATCTGTTATGACCGGGCTATTTTTTCCCGCCTTTATCCGAATCACCGATGACATCCGCCGCTTTATTTAAGGGGCGGCGGAGCTATTAAATTGTATGTTCAGTGCGTCGATTGTGGCCATTTGGGTGTCATCCCAAGTTCCTGCCTTGCGCGACGAATATGGCCGACTGAGAGATTTATTTATTCAAATTTAAAAATGCAGATTAGCAATTCGAGACATCCCTTAAGTACGCTTCAAGGATAACGAATGTTGATGAATATTACTTGCTGAAGGGGCGTTTTTCAGGAAGCTCATTGGCGCGGCCCTCACTGACTTGTTTAACGAAGTTTTCGTAAACATTCATTGAGTCGTCTTTTTTGCCAAAAACCTCGCCGAGTTTTCGCGTTTTGCTGCCATCGGATTTAAATGGCTTTTGTTGAATCCGAAAACGCAACATATCCTCAGGATCCTTGCCGCCGGCTCCAGCACCCTGTACAAACTCAACAGGCTTTGGCTTACCGTAGACATCCACAGAGGTGTTTTCCAGAGTAGATCGAACTTTTGCAACTACCAAATCGAGGCGTTGCTGAGCCATATTTCGAGCGCTACCTAGGTTTTCATCTCGTCCGCTGTCAAAATACACCTCTGAGTCCACATATACGTCCACATCCTCAAGGCCGGTGGTGATGCCTTTAACCCGCTCCATCACATCGACAAACTGACTCGATGGACGCCCAGTGCCCTCAAGAAATAACAATCGAGCAGGAATATCAAAAACAATTTGATCTTCACCAATGTTGATGTTGCTGACATCCACCCCGAAATCACCCATCTGTTCTGCCATAAAATGCAGCGCAATTTTTTTTGTTCCCATGGCCATGATATTTGGTGTTTTATCAATGGGTTTTACAAACTGTTCAAAAAACTTCAAAGGCTCATTCATTAAATCCAGAAACAATTTTTCTAGAGTCAACTCAGCCCCATAGTTTGAAAAACTATACTCAATAATACTTGGTGTTGAAAAATAGTCTGATACGTTTTGCTTTACTTCTTC
Proteins encoded:
- the dacB gene encoding D-alanyl-D-alanine carboxypeptidase/D-alanyl-D-alanine-endopeptidase encodes the protein MNQKKGEALSAYLLRATSLSICFGFIFLAVPCFSQEWKELLVKNLESEIKKQGFKKSDLGLYISYAGENAEVKLLDLNAEKKFTPASLTKIVTAGAILERFPVGHKFVTRLQSKAPREAGVLKGDLYLNGGGDAGFVSETMWYLVNEFLRTDIKIIEGDIVVDDSRFDQVRFDPGRDPSRVDRAYDAPIGAMTFNWSAANVFVRPGDETGDPVKVYLDPANEYLGLSNKAKTALPGTSPQLQVSREETTRKVSASQNFVDKIVVTGQMGVDQKETVFYKSISKPGLWAGYNLVSFLKQRGVTVRGSVRLGVVPKGAATLADVDSRPLPELVAGMMKFSNNYIAEIMTKNLAAELKGTPASMETGLGVIRDYVHQLGIKPGHFAMTNPSGLSRRNNFRPRDLHTILVHLKNSFRIYPELASALPIAGVDGTLEKRLKDTNAEGLLRAKTGHLTGVSGLAGYVGRPDGRQFTFVFLYNGKANKTFEARRLFDRFAETLAGDHQ
- a CDS encoding chemotaxis protein MotB, with amino-acid sequence MADKEPVIVIKKINIQAAGAHGGSWKVAFADFMTAMMAFFLVMWLISQSEEVKQNVSDYFSTPSIIEYSFSNYGAELTLEKLFLDLMNEPLKFFEQFVKPIDKTPNIMAMGTKKIALHFMAEQMGDFGVDVSNINIGEDQIVFDIPARLLFLEGTGRPSSQFVDVMERVKGITTGLEDVDVYVDSEVYFDSGRDENLGSARNMAQQRLDLVVAKVRSTLENTSVDVYGKPKPVEFVQGAGAGGKDPEDMLRFRIQQKPFKSDGSKTRKLGEVFGKKDDSMNVYENFVKQVSEGRANELPEKRPFSK
- a CDS encoding signal peptidase II gives rise to the protein MSRKDWFLVLSIVPAVWGLDMITKFWALETLASNPKFYGILGLVLHRNPGAMLGMFSDLPPLLRIVSLSTGGAFLVFIYAFIQYLLPSKFIYMRAGMSLLLGGILGNVTDRIIWGSVVDFLIIGKPPISTAAFNVADAIQWVGYFLIVAFLIREGGRLWPESNTRKMVWVNPHFQLKYIFVLLTVGLGFSIISGVFSYTYIKVVIDDFVVGDPTASEHRFLVPFLLTFCVISLVFLLVLFTIGRILSHRTAGPLYAFEKYLDELLEGRTRIFRLRAGDEFRHLEELGDRLRARLVPDPADREDGPAPTDLNS
- a CDS encoding efflux RND transporter permease subunit — protein: MKNIIRFFATEHLFGNLLTILFIVLGLYTISSIRRDIWPEVDFGITTIRGALGGASPEQVEKLIINPMESALRGVDGLKKVSSTSTESTGVIVLNLDKDARDKDKTNDDIRRSIDQVDDFPEEAIKPIVTEIDSTVYPVIEVTVGGNLPAMEIRKAADFMADELERLPLVARVSRMGYLKREYLIEADPEKLAARQVSLGSLITTIKLRNISLPGGTASDNTGLERLVKTEAEYENPNEIMKTVVFANDAGFGTRIGDVATVQESLEKPDRIYRTNGKDSINLIVMKKANADALTVVESIKDKVKELSTRMPDGIDLGYTNDFSIYLSKRLDALGSNLVVGLILVVIVLALFLPWQATIVVAAGIPVALFGALTAAYLLGYSLNLISLIGLIIVLGMLVDDAIVVTENIWRHMEMGKDIVRATVSGASEVFTPVIASILTTVSAFGPMLFMTGVFGAFIFEIPSMVILALIFSLLEAFLIMPSHFNSWVGPFISSKDVQKNSEKPHWFDRVIESYRNYVRWSLRFRYLMLALVVGFFLITAAVVVKTGRFVLFPPEGIEIFFVTAEAPTGVSLEKMSDLIKPIEAGIIEHIPESERKDFVTTIGLIQQDQNDPLTRRGSHFAQIRISLTPQAERVRTAQQIVEDIREKISKPEGINIINFSYARQGPPQGRPITINLLGENIDTLREIAEKVKSRLGEIDGVIDVQDSYLAGKKEWQVKPRYEDTAEVGLNAQQVAQSVRAAFEGIVASSVRNLEEEIDLRVRLKKSDGDMLHQLENLKIGNAQGNLVNLASVADFVPVETNSNIRHLDYDRVLTVSAEVDLEKVTAIKATNDTKPFITELVSKYPGYSVNYGGEDEDTKESFASLGRAFGFAAFFIFILLVVTFKNLIQPVLILSSIPLGFMGVVYAMAIHGRPLSFMAMLGVIALAGVIVNNAIVFTDFVNRVRRVHNKSLSRSIEEAAAIRLRPIVLTTLTTVCGLLPTAYGDFLRDTFGFGGGDPFIVPIALALGWGLAFGSVMTGLFFPAFIRITDDIRRFI
- a CDS encoding diguanylate cyclase produces the protein MHKVLIVDDEPHVLESIRRLLRKHYEVLTCNSPKQALQIVSTNKDLAVVISDYQMPEENGVDFLLQIKTLVPQAVRTILSGQIDNQQLMRAINLAEIHRIILKPWDNDYLLLQIAESVQAHALLKDRAAFRYLSITDPITGLYNHRYFQEQLNLQMNSAKNNDKPISVIMIDVDHFKSFNDRYGHPEGDRLLSMVGSVIQKHCPPHGVACRYGGEEFAMILAGKSLQDAGIIAEQIRAQIECEDYAGPNQQRLFITASFGVASFPEHGNKPREIVSAADTALYKAKADGRNRVVIT
- a CDS encoding 3'-5' exoribonuclease, with translation MIDSKNWKEETIIAFDLETTGKYPLGAEICEMAAVKWKGGEVVDTFQTLIKPTALMSQEVINIHGISNSMVEGAPQISEKIEEFWNFVQDGYLVAHHAPFDMGFLAIEFERKKLKFPERPVLCSSLLSRRAIPESPNHKLQTLVSFLKFPEAQAHRALDDAKQGLRLTVECFKRIGEVKSMSDIVKYQKVKLAWSDYSILALKSQPSYRALVEAAESKQPVQIVYQGGSRKGQARTVHPEGIVRTYKGDFLVAKDDLSAVVPKRYFFNKITNSSL